The genomic region CAAAAGTAAACAATTATTTTTTTCTTTTATGCAATATAATTGTAGATTTTTTATTTTATATCCAATAAGCCAAATCCATCATTGCCAGACTGCTAATAAGACTCTCAAATCTTTAAAACGTTTAAAAAAAACAATCTTTTGTCAGAATTTAACCTATTAACCTACCCAATTTTCTGAAGAACAAATAAATACTTAATTTTGTTCCAAATTTTAAAAACAACATGGTAGGTCCTAGCATTTTCTTCTTCGTCATCTTTGTCATCCCTTACGTTTATTTCATGTACTGGTTAGTAAAACAGGACAAGAAAAAGCATGTTTGGGGCATCGTAGTGGTAACGGTAATTGCTATCATTGGATTTCTGGTATCTCAAACCGCCAGCAAGAATGCCGTGCGTAACTATAAACAACATCAAATAGACTCGAGAGAAATCGAAAAGCAGGAGCATCAATAAACTTATCGAGCTTCACTTCTACGCCAGGCCAAATCGAACGCTGGCAAGCAATATCACGTTAAATAATTTCTAAAATTAGGCAAAGCCTCATAGAGGTCGCGCCTTTCGATCTACTTGTCTAAGATTCTTTCTTAGACAATTCTATTTTTGGTCGAAACTGCTTCGACATAGAACCCTTTTAAACCCAATACAAACCCAATACAAACCCCTATCATAACCGTTCTGAAAGGGCTATGATAGGGGTCAGTATTGGGCTTACTTAAATAAAAACTTGTTTAAGACTTGAACTTATTCGCTAATACCTTCCAACTTCAGTAAAAACGAATAGTTTAATGCGACGTCTTTCAGGTAGTCGAAACGACCTGACGCACCACCATGACCATAGTCCATATCGGTTTTTAGTAGGATTATATTATTGCCTTTCTTCACTTTGCGCAACTTCGCAACCCATTTCGCAGGTTCAAAATATTGCACTTGCGAGTCGTGCAAGCCTGTAGTCACCAGAAGATTTGGATATTCTTTGGCTTCTATATTTTCGTATGGAGAATAAGACTTCATATAGTCGTACGCTTCTTTGTTGTTCGGATTTCCCCACTCGTCGTACTCATTCGTCGTTAAAGGGATGGTTTCATCCAACATGGTGTTCACCACGTCTACAAAAGGAACCTGAGCGATTACTCCGTTCCATAAGCTCGGAGCCATATTGATGATAGCACCCATCAATAGACCGCCCGCACTTCCGCCTTGTGCATATAAGTGCTCATTGGAGGTATATTTCTGATCGATCAGGAATTGTCCGCAGTCGATAAAGTCGGTGAAGGTATTCTTTTTCTTCATCATCTTGCCATCCTCATACCACTGGCGTCCCATTTCTTCACCACCACGGATATGTGCAATGGCGTAGATAAAGCCGCGGTCTAAGAGCGAAAGGCGCCCGGAGTTGAAGCTTGGATCCATTGAAGCACCATACGATCCATATGCATATAATAATAATGGTGCCTGTCCATCTTTTTTTGTTCCTTTTTTATAGACAAGGGAAACGGGAATCTGCACGCCGTCTTTCGCTTTCGCCATGATACGCTCCGTTACATATTGCCCTGCATCGTATCCTCCCAAAACCTCCTGCTGTTTCAGCAAGGTTTTCTCCTTGGTTTTCATATCGTAATCAAAGGTCGATGATGGAGTGACCAATGACGTGTATCCATAGCGAAGGACATCCGAATTATACTCGGCGTTTGTGCTCGGATAAACCGTATATGCAGCCTCGCCGAAGTCTAGGTAGTGTTGTGAATTATCTTTCAAATTGCGGATAGCCAAGTTCGTTAGACCATTCTTGCGTTCAGAAATCGCTAAATAATTGGCAAACTCATCGATGCCTTCGATTAAAACGTCCTCACGATGCGGGATATATTCTTTCCAATTTTCTTTTCCGGGTTTGTCTAATGGCGCCTCCATAATTTTGAAGTTCTTCGCCTGATCGTTTGTATGAATCAAGAAACGATCTGCCAGTGGCGTCACATTGTATAGCACATCTTTTATACGCGGCTGAAAAACAGTAAAGCTTGCAGTAGGTTGGTCTGCTTTAATAAATCGGGTTTCTGAACTCAAAGTGCCGCCAGAATAGATAAAAATATATTTATCATCTTTCGATTTCCAAACACCGATGTAATTGGTATTGTCTTTTTCATCATAGACCACGACATCGGCGCTGCTCGGTTGACCAAGGCTATGTCTTTTGATTTTCTCGCTTAATAAGGTTACCGGATGCTTCGCCGTATAAAACAAGGTTTTGTTATCGGCTGCCCATACCGGGTCTCCTGAAGTTTGCGAAATTCTATCCTTCAATATTTCGCCCGTCTCCAGGTTCTTCACATGGATCACATATTCTCTTCTTGAAACCGTATCCACCCCATAGGCGATCATCTTGTTGTCTGGGCTGATTGCCATGCCCGATACCGCGTAATAAGGGAATCCCTCGGCCATCTCATCAACATTTAGGATCACCTCTTCAGGCGCATCCAAACTACCTTTTTTGCGACAGTATTTATAGTATTGCTTGCCTTCCTCAGTTTTACGGTAGTAATAGTACCCGTTCATCAAATAAGGAACAGACTCGTCCGCTTCCTTAATACGATTTTTCATTTCCGTGAAGAGTTTGCTCTGTAGCGCCTCAGTATCCTTCATCATGGTATCCGTATAGGCGTTCTCCGCCTCTAGATAGGCCACGACTGCTGAAGAATCAGCTCCTTTCTTAAAATAGTCGTTCAACCAATAGTAAGGATCATCGACCGACTCGCCATAGATAACGCGCTGATGTGCTTTTTCTGCCGCAACAGGGGCCGTAGCATCGGGCCATTTTATGGCCTTCTTATTGCTGTTCTTATCTGTAGAACAAGAAGATATCATAGTTGCTAAAATTAAACTTATTATCAATTTATTACTCATATCTAGTAAATGGTTTGTTTTGCAACGATAAAAATACTCAAAATTAGCCGCTTTTTAGATTTATTAACAATTCGCAAGCGGCGAATAAATTATATTTGCTAAAACATAAATTTTGAAATATGCATAAAACAAATAAACTATTATGCTACTTAGCGTTCGGACTTTTGCCGACATTTGGATTTGCCCAAGAAAAACAAGATAAAGATGCCCCTCCCGCAAACTGGTATAACCTAGATTTCCAGAAAGACGGGGTAATGGGAATTAGTACAGAGAAAGCTTACGAATTATTGAAAGGCCGTAAATCTACGCCTGTCATCGTCGCGGTGTTAGATAGCGGTGTCGACATCAAGCATGAGGATTTAAAAGATGTACTTTGGACCAATCCGAAAGAGATTCCTGGCAATGGCAAGGACGATGATGGCAACGGTTATATCGACGATGTTCATGGTTGGAACTTTTTGGGAAATGCAAAGGGTGAAAACGTAACGTTCGACAACTTAGAAGTAACTCGCTTAATTCGCCTATACGAGCCTAAATACATATCTGTTCTTCCAACGACGCCTTTGTCGGAAAAGGAACGTAGAGAGTTTGTCGCTTATCAGAAGATGATCACTGAATATACGTCCAAAATGGATGAAGCACAATTCGGAAACTTGAACTACGGCCGTTTGAAGGAAGAGTTCGATGGCATGATCAAAGGATTGAACAAAGAGCCTAAGGATATCACAAAGGCAGACTTAGATGCTTTCCAAGCTACTTCTGACCGCCAGAAGATGGCGATCCGCATTGCGAAAAAAGAACTTGACAAAACATCGTTTGAGAAATTTTACGAAGACTTAAAGGAAGGTGCTACCTACTTCTCTAATCAGGTAGAGTATCATTTAAATAAGGAATACGATTCTAGGCACATTGTTGGAGATAACTATGAGGATGCGACAGAACGTCACTATGGAAATAATGATGTTACGGGTCCAGATGCAGAGCACGGTACGCACGTAGCAGGTATTATTGGCGCGAAGCGCGACAATAAGCTGGGTGTAAACGGGGTTGCGAATAATGTACAGATTATGACCGTTAGAAATGTTCCTGATGGTGATGAGCGCGATAAAGATGTGGCAAACGCTATTCGTTATGCTGTAGATAATGGTGCTCGCGTAATCAACATGAGCTTCGGTAAAGGCTATGTATACAACAAGAAAACGGTTGATGACGCTATTAAATATGCGGAATCCAAAGATGTTCTTTTAGTACATGCGGCAGGTAATGACTCGAAGGATAATGATGTCGTGAAAAACTACCCGATGAAATATTTCACAGACAGTCTAGACGCGGTGGTTGGTGAAGCGAAGAACTGGATTACCGTTGGTGCTACAGGTTGGAAAGTAGATGGCGACTTATTAGCAGAGTTCTCCAACTATGGTTACCGCAGTGTGGATGTATTCGCTCCGGGCGTAAAGATCAACTCTACCGTACCAGGTTCTAAATACAAAGACCAACAAGGTACAAGTATGGCATCGCCTGTTGTAGCCGGTTTGGCCGCATTGATCCGCTCATACTACCCTGACTTGACAGCAGCACAGGTTAAAGACGTGATTTTAAAGAGCGTAACGAAAGTGGATCAGAAAGTTAAGATCAAAGGAGAATCAGGTTCGAAGCGTGTTTATTTAGATGAAATCAGCGTAAGCGGCGGTGTTGTGAATGCATACAAGGCGGTCGTAGAAGCTAATAAACTGTCTTCAAAGAAAAAGTAAAAAAATGTTAAATTTTTCACAATAATACTTTGTATCTTCCGTTTAGATAATAAACATAAATCAAGATGCTTATGGTGGAAAATTCTACTCCTGTAAAAGATGTAAATTACGAAGGTCTTGGTACAGACTTACATGAAGATACTCAACTAGGGGTTTTCGCTGAAAAGATCAAAAACTGCATTCAACAGATTGCAAAAGATCCAAACGAAAAGACGATAGAAAACATCCTCAACTACTCAAAGACATTTCGTAAATTATAAGACAAAGCCGTTCTAGAAAGAGCGGCTTTGTTCGTTTTAGATGTTAGATATTAGATTTTAGACATTAGACTTATAATGTTCTAAATAATAGAATCGAATTACTATTGTTAATTAGCTGGCGTCGTCCGCATCTTATGTCTAATGTCTATTATCTAATATCTAATTCAGATCTATATTCCCAATAATCTCTTTTAACTGCAGTTCTGAGAGCTTTGCTTGGAGTTTTGCGGTATTGAATCGGGATACGGCGTTGATGAAATTCTCCTGGGCGTCGCGGAATTCGACAGCGGAGATGGAGCCTATCTTATATTTTTCCAGGGTTATGTTTAAGTTTTGGCGAGCGATATCCTCGTTGGTTTCTTCGAGACGCGCTAGGGATAGGTTTGTTTGGTAAGTTTGGAATGCTGTCGCAATTGCCGTGTTGATGGTTAGATTCTGCTGTTCGATCAGCAGGTCGGCGCTTTCAATCTGGATTTTTGCGACACGTTCATTGCGGCGTTGGTTGAAGCCATCGAAGATATTGACCGAGGCCGTAACGCCGTAGTTTAGTCCGCGCGAGTTGGATTGGGAAACGAATCCCAGGCTGGATTCCGTTTCGGCAAAGTTATAACCGGTATTAAGCCGAACCGTTGGATAACGTGCGGCTTTCACTCTTTTCAGTTCCAATTCAGCCATTCTCCGGTTGATTGCGATAAGCTGCAGATCGGGGTTATGTTGCTTGGCTTTCTGCATGAGATCATCAAGAATCAAGGTATCATCGTATTCTACATCGCGTTCTACATTAAACTCTACACTGAGGTCGCGCGCCATCAGGCTATTTAAGGTAATCTTTAGATTCTTTACGACATCAGCCTGACGCAATCGACTAGACTCATCCTCATTCAAATTTACCTGCACATTGAGCACTTCCAAGCGTGATGCTTTACCAATGGAAAACCTATTCTCTGCAGTCTGCAACCTCTCTTTCGAGATGATGATACTGGAGTCTATTGCTTGTAAGAGGTTGTTCTGCTCAACAATAGTGTAGTAAGTGGATATCACTTCCGAAACTTTATTTAATATCGTACGCTTCAATTCGACCTCACCGAGCTTCTGATTTTCCTTTAAGATATCATAGCGCGAAAACATGCCTAGTCCATCAAAGATGGTCCAGCCAATGCTTACACCATAGTTCATACTGTTGTTCTTCGCATTCTTCAAGGAACGTTGCTCGCCCGAGGCTTGAGTCTGCGTAGAGTTTTGAAGATTGTTATTTTGAGAAAAATTACCCGTAACAGTCGGCAACATTCCGGCATTGCCGTAAGTTACATTCTCTTGCGCAACGCGTAGATCGTTCTGCGAAAGCTTGATTTCAAAGTTATTTTCTAAAGCAGTTTCCACTGCTTCCCTGACCGTCAACAGTCCTTGTGCCCGAGAGATCGACACAAAGCACACAATAAAGGAAAGGACAGCAACTATTCTCATGTTATTATTCTTCAATTTGATCAAAATCTGGATGTGGCTTCTTGTTTCTGGAAAGCATTAAGTAGAACGCCGGGATTACAAACAAGGTTAACACTAAGGAGAACATCGTGCCACCAACGATGACAACCCCCATACCCATACGGCTGGTCGATGCTGCCCCTAAAGATAATGCAATCGGCAATGCCCCTAAAGCAATGGCTAAAGACGTCATCAAGATGGGTCTTAAGCGTGATTCAGAAGCGACTACCACGGCTTCGTATTTCTTGTGCCCTTGTTCGCGTAATTGATTGGCAAATTCAACAATCAGAATACCGTTCTTCGTCACGAGACCAATCAACATGATGGTTCCGATCTGACTGAAGATGTTCCAGGACTGCCCGAATAGCCATAATGAGAACATCGCGCCTGCCACGGCCATCGGCACGGTAATCAGGATAATAATCGGATCGATGAAGCTTTCGAACTGTGCTGCAAGAATCAAAAAGATCAGTAGCACGGCTAAACCAAATGCAAACATTGTGTTCGACCCACTCTCTACAAAATCTCGCGATTCACCTCCTAGGTCGGTTGTAAAGGTTTCGTCCAACACTTTTTCTTTGACGCGTTCCATGGCATCAATACCGTCGCCCATGCTTCTGCCTGGTGCAAGACCTGCAGATACGGTAGCAGACATGTAACGGTTATTATGGTAAAGCTGTGGTGGGCTGCTACGCTCTTCCAGCTCCACAATATTGTCTAACTGTATCAGCTCGCCACGACTATTCTTTACGAAGATAGCAGCTAAATCCATTGGCGTAGCGCGATCAGCGCGGTCAAACTGCCCCATGACCTGGTATTGCTTGCCATTCATCATGAAGTATCCAAAGCGCTGTCCAGCTAGAGACATTTGTAGCGTTTGGGCAACATCTAAGACCGACACCCCAAGCGTCTGTGCTTTTTCACGATCAATCGATACATAGACCTCTGGTTTATTGAACTTCAAGTTCACATCGGTCATCGAGAAGGTGTTCTCCTTCGCCAACTCGTCCATGAATTCTGGAATCTTCTCTTCCAATTTTTGGAAATTAGGAGCTTGGATGATGTACTGTATTGGCAGACCTCCACGTCGGTTTACTGAGATAGTCGGCTGCTGAGAAACAGCGACACGTCCTTCAGAATAGCCACGTGTTAATCGGGATAGGTCGTCAGCGATCTCCGCCTGACTTCGCTCGCGTTCGTCTGGCTGCACTAATCCCAAGCGTACGAAACCCGAGTTGGAAGATGCAGACCCAAAGCCCGGAGAAGTGATCACCAAACTGACTTTCTTCTCAGGTACCGAATCGTTGATCAACATGGTCAGATCGGTCATAAATCGATCCATATAATCGTATGAAACACCCTCTGGAGCAGTAACCCTTAAACTGATGTAACTTCTATCATCATAAGGAGCTGTTTCCTTCGGTAAGAGCTGGTAGAATAAATAGATTAATGCGAAACAGCCGATAATCGTAGCGAAGCTTAGCCATCTATGCTTCAGGAAGCCTTTTAATGCGCCAGCGTACTCGGTATTCATCATCTCGAAATACTTCTCCGTCCGCATATAGAATTTAGATTTCTTTTGCTCGCCACCTTTCATCAGGTAGGCATTCAGCAT from Sphingobacterium sp. BN32 harbors:
- a CDS encoding S9 family peptidase, with translation MISSCSTDKNSNKKAIKWPDATAPVAAEKAHQRVIYGESVDDPYYWLNDYFKKGADSSAVVAYLEAENAYTDTMMKDTEALQSKLFTEMKNRIKEADESVPYLMNGYYYYRKTEEGKQYYKYCRKKGSLDAPEEVILNVDEMAEGFPYYAVSGMAISPDNKMIAYGVDTVSRREYVIHVKNLETGEILKDRISQTSGDPVWAADNKTLFYTAKHPVTLLSEKIKRHSLGQPSSADVVVYDEKDNTNYIGVWKSKDDKYIFIYSGGTLSSETRFIKADQPTASFTVFQPRIKDVLYNVTPLADRFLIHTNDQAKNFKIMEAPLDKPGKENWKEYIPHREDVLIEGIDEFANYLAISERKNGLTNLAIRNLKDNSQHYLDFGEAAYTVYPSTNAEYNSDVLRYGYTSLVTPSSTFDYDMKTKEKTLLKQQEVLGGYDAGQYVTERIMAKAKDGVQIPVSLVYKKGTKKDGQAPLLLYAYGSYGASMDPSFNSGRLSLLDRGFIYAIAHIRGGEEMGRQWYEDGKMMKKKNTFTDFIDCGQFLIDQKYTSNEHLYAQGGSAGGLLMGAIINMAPSLWNGVIAQVPFVDVVNTMLDETIPLTTNEYDEWGNPNNKEAYDYMKSYSPYENIEAKEYPNLLVTTGLHDSQVQYFEPAKWVAKLRKVKKGNNIILLKTDMDYGHGGASGRFDYLKDVALNYSFLLKLEGISE
- a CDS encoding S8 family peptidase, with product MHKTNKLLCYLAFGLLPTFGFAQEKQDKDAPPANWYNLDFQKDGVMGISTEKAYELLKGRKSTPVIVAVLDSGVDIKHEDLKDVLWTNPKEIPGNGKDDDGNGYIDDVHGWNFLGNAKGENVTFDNLEVTRLIRLYEPKYISVLPTTPLSEKERREFVAYQKMITEYTSKMDEAQFGNLNYGRLKEEFDGMIKGLNKEPKDITKADLDAFQATSDRQKMAIRIAKKELDKTSFEKFYEDLKEGATYFSNQVEYHLNKEYDSRHIVGDNYEDATERHYGNNDVTGPDAEHGTHVAGIIGAKRDNKLGVNGVANNVQIMTVRNVPDGDERDKDVANAIRYAVDNGARVINMSFGKGYVYNKKTVDDAIKYAESKDVLLVHAAGNDSKDNDVVKNYPMKYFTDSLDAVVGEAKNWITVGATGWKVDGDLLAEFSNYGYRSVDVFAPGVKINSTVPGSKYKDQQGTSMASPVVAGLAALIRSYYPDLTAAQVKDVILKSVTKVDQKVKIKGESGSKRVYLDEISVSGGVVNAYKAVVEANKLSSKKK
- a CDS encoding TolC family protein, whose protein sequence is MRIVAVLSFIVCFVSISRAQGLLTVREAVETALENNFEIKLSQNDLRVAQENVTYGNAGMLPTVTGNFSQNNNLQNSTQTQASGEQRSLKNAKNNSMNYGVSIGWTIFDGLGMFSRYDILKENQKLGEVELKRTILNKVSEVISTYYTIVEQNNLLQAIDSSIIISKERLQTAENRFSIGKASRLEVLNVQVNLNEDESSRLRQADVVKNLKITLNSLMARDLSVEFNVERDVEYDDTLILDDLMQKAKQHNPDLQLIAINRRMAELELKRVKAARYPTVRLNTGYNFAETESSLGFVSQSNSRGLNYGVTASVNIFDGFNQRRNERVAKIQIESADLLIEQQNLTINTAIATAFQTYQTNLSLARLEETNEDIARQNLNITLEKYKIGSISAVEFRDAQENFINAVSRFNTAKLQAKLSELQLKEIIGNIDLN
- a CDS encoding efflux RND transporter permease subunit, with the translated sequence MSLSTISIKRPVLAIVMNLVLILFGIIGYTFLGVREYPSIDPAQISVRTSYAGANADIIESQITEPLEKSINSIDGIRNISSSSNQGSSNITIEFNLGKNLEEAANDVRDKVSQAQRNLPQDIDAAPVVSKADADSEPIITMTMQSATRNVLELSDYAENVIAQRLQTIPGVSSVQIWGQRKYAMRLWIDPNKLASYGLTVLDVRAALNTQNVELPSGKLTGANTELAIKTIGNLASEEEFNNIIIRADNNRVVKLGDVGNAALEAENFETKMSDSGYPMVSLAIIPQPGTNYLEIAEQFYKEYDKLQNELPEGFELNIAIDNTLFVKKAVLEVVETLLIAIVLVVLIIYIFFRNWSIAFRPLIDIPVSLIATFFIMYLCGFSINVLTLLAIVLATGLVVDDGIVVTENIFKKVEEGMSPIQAAIKGSNEIFFAVISISITLAAVFLPVIFLEGFVGRLFREFGVVIGAAVLISAFVSLTLTPMLNAYLMKGGEQKKSKFYMRTEKYFEMMNTEYAGALKGFLKHRWLSFATIIGCFALIYLFYQLLPKETAPYDDRSYISLRVTAPEGVSYDYMDRFMTDLTMLINDSVPEKKVSLVITSPGFGSASSNSGFVRLGLVQPDERERSQAEIADDLSRLTRGYSEGRVAVSQQPTISVNRRGGLPIQYIIQAPNFQKLEEKIPEFMDELAKENTFSMTDVNLKFNKPEVYVSIDREKAQTLGVSVLDVAQTLQMSLAGQRFGYFMMNGKQYQVMGQFDRADRATPMDLAAIFVKNSRGELIQLDNIVELEERSSPPQLYHNNRYMSATVSAGLAPGRSMGDGIDAMERVKEKVLDETFTTDLGGESRDFVESGSNTMFAFGLAVLLIFLILAAQFESFIDPIIILITVPMAVAGAMFSLWLFGQSWNIFSQIGTIMLIGLVTKNGILIVEFANQLREQGHKKYEAVVVASESRLRPILMTSLAIALGALPIALSLGAASTSRMGMGVVIVGGTMFSLVLTLFVIPAFYLMLSRNKKPHPDFDQIEE